The following nucleotide sequence is from Hylaeus volcanicus isolate JK05 chromosome 3, UHH_iyHylVolc1.0_haploid, whole genome shotgun sequence.
CGAAGTATATTCAAGAAAcatatttctacaaaaaaaatttaactttgAAGTGTCTTACcgttaagaattttttttgtttcgccAATACTAGCGTTAGGTCTCCATCAGATTTTCTACGTGTAGTGTCAACAGCTGGTACACGATCTCTCGGTACCTTTACCCCTGTGTGTCGAAATCGCGGAACGAAGGCTGTCGAATGGACCGTTGTAAATTTTCCAGACAATCATTAGCCAACAATGTCGCTCGCTGCCATTACAGGGCACTCGTTGCCTCGCCGTTGTCTGCCCAGTGGCATTAAACCTTATATGCGAGTCAGGCTCGCGACGGTGTGCGTAAGATCGTAGCATTTCCATTGTTGTGACGCAACGCTGGTTCTGCACGGCGATTAATTATCGATGGCAAATACAGATACGCTCAATGCGAATCGCTCGAATACGTATTTCGTCGATCCGGGGTCTATCTCGCGTCCATATGTTTTTAGACGGGAAGAAGTTAGGGTGATCGCTCCGAGCGACTGAAAACGGCGATGAATCGCGCTTAGATCGCTCTCTGAGATGATCGAGGGAACCTTTTGCGTCGCTGTGCCCACGGTATCGTATGTCGCGAGCAGGTTCGAGTCAAGATTTCGCCAGAGACGCGCgagaatttcataaaatgcgtgatggaaattattgtggaatattttacgtggaatgAAGACTCCTTAGAGTTAATATCGAAGCGCTTTACGTTGTTTATTGTAAAGCTTGCAATGTGCTTCGATTCGTGTTCGTTGTATATCTGTGTCCTGTTTACTTTGGTCAACGCATTTAACGTACTCGTCAGAGCATATACAGCTTATACGATGATACTTGAACGTCGAAATAAAGGATCAGAACTTATTTCAATTACCAAAGGGCACAATACTCTGATTTTAGCAGTCCCTTTTTATATGTAGTGTCTTGGCACACTTCAGCATCGAATCAAGGtctcaaaatttaagaaatttaccATTCACCCAATACCTAATAGATATAATTTCATGAAATCATAACTCTTCCGATTGTAAACCTGTCGTTCCCTCTTGTACGGAGCGGATGTTTCATGAACGGTTCACTCTGCTTTTCAGATCGACTGCCACGGAGAGCTGGGGACAATTTCGGGTCTCGGGATCATCCTGTGGTCTTGGTAGACTCCGATCTGTCGAGACTCACGCTCCCAGATCTCGTACTGTCCGCCGTCGAACAACTTCCGGCCACGGCTCCCCAAGTGACCGTGTCGGCGCCGAGCAGCCCGACCAGAGATGCCGCATTTCAATTTCCGGAATGCAACACCGACGATGCACCGGTTCCGAGCCCGAGACCAAGGCCGCGAAGACGCAGAATCGCGTCAGAGAGCGGCGGCGCCGCGGCCATGAAGAAGGCACCCGCCGCGGAGATTTGCAACAGCTGTTGCGCCCACTTCGAGAACCAGTGGGTGAACGTCGGAGCCAACCTGAGGACCATCGCCGACGACTTTCATGCGTCCAAGACCAAGGTCAGTGTCGATGCGCTTACAGATACGTTTTATTTCCACGATTCAACGTTAGGTTTACGGAGACTTCTCatgagattttcgttactgAATGCTTTAATAAGCGATGCTTTAATAGATGAAGAcgatttattagaattaattagaaggCAATGTGAATTTGGATATATGCTTgtcttttaaccctttgctttCTTAGTCTCAtcttatcgacacttcgagttccaaagataTTAAACTTAAACGAATATTATTGTTGGTCGATTTACCCACAAAACTTTCGTGCGAAGAATCAACACATCTGTGTCCTCCGTTCCGCTAAACTAAACCGAGCattgtaaatgtttaaagGCCAGAAAAAATTCGGTGAAAGTCCCCCTAGAATTTTCCAAGCTTCGaagcaagaaaaatttgaCACCCCCAgcgataatttcattttcccttttctttccGTCGGATGCTTTGTTTCGAAGCTTCCATAGTCGAGGACGGGGCTCATCGTTATTTCGTTGAGCGAGGAGTGTTTACGACGAGAAGAGTACAGGTGTAAGGCACGCggcataaaaataattgcgttGCGTAAACTTCACGCCGCCTGTCACAATTCTGCCACCCCCGTCGATGCCTTTTATTCGTCGTAAAGCCACCCTTGCACCGTGGCCGTTATAAAACCCTCCGAAATACGCAGATGCCGGGGACCAGGGGCTCTGTAAAGCGGCGCTCTTGCCACTTTTACGcctttaatttctaaattaattttacaccgACGCACCTGGAACGTCTTGTTTTATATCGACGCGCGCTTTTCGCGGTCATAAAGTTTCGGGGATAGAAGTGCTGTTACTTATTTGTGTGCACTGCGTGCTAGAATtttggtaaataattttttctgaaGATCAAGAGCTTCATAGAATCTCGTAGATCTCATAGAAAACTCGCTATTTTTGGAACACTCTTGAGACGAA
It contains:
- the LOC128873309 gene encoding uncharacterized protein LOC128873309 codes for the protein MAIPFSLPTDNDAEVRGEQLEQLMLDLYAALQQVLRSRTVHHPSRNHRLPRRAGDNFGSRDHPVVLVDSDLSRLTLPDLVLSAVEQLPATAPQVTVSAPSSPTRDAAFQFPECNTDDAPVPSPRPRPRRRRIASESGGAAAMKKAPAAEICNSCCAHFENQWVNVGANLRTIADDFHASKTKAAEIEKSRLPALNSGFANTTNTGGSTDSILSLLIPAPLRETLWTTVALYLGWRLVSRLR